The sequence GCGGTGACATGGCTCAGGGCACCCCGCGCTGGATCGACGCGGGCGCGGACGTCGGCGATGTGCTGGACGAGATGCAGAGCCACCAGATCCGCCGGCTGCCGGTGATCCGGAACAAGAAGCTGGTGGGCATGATCAGCGAGGCCGACCTCGCCCAGCACCTCACCGACGACCAGATGGCCACCTTCGTGGAGAAGGTCTACGCGCGGGTCTGACCCTGCCCGGCCGTTTCCAGGACCGTCCGCGCCACCTGGCCCGGGCGGTCCAGCATGACCAGGTGTCCGGCCGGTTCGGCGACCTCGAAGCGGGCGCCGAGCAGGTCGGCGAGGTCCGCCTGCCGGGACAGCCAGCGCAGGGCCGAGGGCCCGGCCGAGCCGTCGTGGCCGGCGAGGACGGTGGTGGGGGCGGTCAGCGGGTGCGTCCCGCGCAGGGCCGCCAGCTCGGCGGCCATGTCCAGGTAGCGGGAGTTCTCCAGGAGGCCGCCGCGCCAGACCCGGCCGGTGCGGTAGCAGCGGCGTACGAGGTCCCGCGGGGCCGGGTCGGAGCCACCGGTGCGGGAGGCCCGTACGGTGGCGCGCCGGGCCGTGGGGCCCAGCGCGGCCGGTAGTCCGGCGGCGGTCACGGCCCGGCCGAGGGCGCGGGCGGCCCCGGTGCGCAGTGCGGCGGGCAGGAGCGTACGCGGGGATTCCTCGACGCTGCCGTCGAGGAGGACCAGTGCGGCGGTGCGCTCGGGGTACAGGCGGGCGAAGGCCTCGGCGTGGAACCCGGCGAGGGAGTGCCCGACGACGGTGACGGAGCCGGCGGCGCGGGCGTCGAGCCCCAGCGCGTCCAGCAGGCCGGCGATCCGGTGGGCCTCCCCGGCGGTGGTGGGCGGCTCGGTGGCGGGGCCGCTGAGACCGTGTCCGGGGCGGTCGAAGCGGACGACGGTGCGGCCTGCGGCGACGAGCGGTGCGACGACCGGGTCCCAGTCGAACCAGGCCATGGCGAGCCCGGCGCTCAGGACGCACACGGGGCCGCTGCCTTCGACGACGACGTGCAGCGCGACCCCGCGGGCCCCGTCACCCGCCTCGACGGCATCGCCGGCATCGGCGGGGACGGGGACGCGGACGAACCGGCCGGTGACACTCACGTACGGCCTTCCTTGTGGACGGAATAGGCGAGCAGGCCCAGCCAGAGGGCGACGAGGAGCACCTGGAGCCG comes from Streptomyces virginiae and encodes:
- a CDS encoding CBS domain-containing protein → MTTAADIMHPGAQWIPATETLDRAAQLMARLNVGALPISDAEERLCGIITDRDIVVNCVAKGHDPARVTCGDMAQGTPRWIDAGADVGDVLDEMQSHQIRRLPVIRNKKLVGMISEADLAQHLTDDQMATFVEKVYARV
- a CDS encoding alpha/beta fold hydrolase gives rise to the protein MHVVVEGSGPVCVLSAGLAMAWFDWDPVVAPLVAAGRTVVRFDRPGHGLSGPATEPPTTAGEAHRIAGLLDALGLDARAAGSVTVVGHSLAGFHAEAFARLYPERTAALVLLDGSVEESPRTLLPAALRTGAARALGRAVTAAGLPAALGPTARRATVRASRTGGSDPAPRDLVRRCYRTGRVWRGGLLENSRYLDMAAELAALRGTHPLTAPTTVLAGHDGSAGPSALRWLSRQADLADLLGARFEVAEPAGHLVMLDRPGQVARTVLETAGQGQTRA